In Anthocerotibacter panamensis C109, the sequence GCTGACCGGGAATCGCCTGGGTCTAAAAACACTTCCCCTTGCGAAGCGAAGCTAGCAGGGAGATACGTATCAGCGGCAATCCGCGAAACGCCGACATCGAAATTACGGGTATTGGGATTGGAATCAAAAGTACGGGTGTTGGGCGGGGTATCAAAAGTACGGATATTGGAATTGTAGTTAGGGTCTGCGTTACTGTCATAACCGGCATCGTCACGCGGAGCATCCGGTAGAGGTTCCAGGACCGGCAGATTTTGTTTGGTTTTGCTCGGGGCCTTAAGCGGGGCCTTAAGCGGAGTTTTGCTGGACTGCTGGGCCATGAGCGGCGTCTGGGCAACTAGAGCAAAACTCAGGACACCAAGCATAAGCGCATGCTTTTTCATTAGGGAGCCCTCACGGCGAATACATCCCCAATTGTAAGTCTTTGCTCGGTGAATCGGGTGGATTACTTACTGCTGGCGTGGTTTGGTGCGCATGGCTAGGCTTGAACACTGGGGGGACGAAAAAGATCTCACAGTATTGGATGCAAGCCCCGAGGCCCCGCAGAGTATGGGGCACCATGCCCTCAAATCACTACAACGTACTCCAGAAGCTAGGCGGACGGGAAAGGGGACCACCAGCTAGAGTCCTGTTGATTAAGTAACATTAAGGGTCTTGCTGGATATCCCAACTGACACGTAAAATTGGTACACTTTAACCAAGGGGAACCCGTAATCTCCTCGCCGGGCTGAAAGGGGTTCCCCCCTTTTTTTGCGGATTCCCTTTGTCTAAAATCATGGTTGCAGGCGAATGCCTGTCCTCCATCCCACCTGCAGTACTTATCATGCCCGAATCACCTCAAGAATTTAACCCCGACGACGTTCAGAAATGGTTGGATTTACTCAGCCGCAAGCAAGGCACATGGGTTGATTGGGGGCAAGCTTGCCAGAACCTGCAAAAAGCTAACTATACACCCCAGGCTATTTTTGAAGCGACGGGCTTTCAGCCGGTTCAACAAAATCAGATCATCGTTGCCGCTCAGGTCTACGCAGGGCTGGTGCGGTCTGGTGCCACTCCAGAGGTACTGGAGCACTTCACCCAACGCAGCAGCGATAGCCTCTACGAGCTGCGTATCCTCACACAGGAGGACCGGATCGCGGTGGCTCAACTGCTCGTGGACAAAAAGCTTACCGCTGAGAACGCCCACGAAATCGCCCGCGCTGTCAAAGAATTTTTGCTACACAAGACTCCCCCCGAAGGCTTCACACGCCATCCCGGTGATGCGGTTGCCTACCAGTGCTGGCGGGCTACCCGCGAACAGACTAACCTCCAGGAGCGCTCCCGCCTCATCGCTCGGGGGCTGACCTATGCCCACAGTGCCACAGCCCGTCAAAAGATTGAAAAACTCCTGACTGATTTCACGGTGATCCAGACCCAGCGCTCGCCCAGGCTGCCCCTCTACCGCCTGGAGTCCGTGGACGATCAACCTCGGGTGGTCCCCGTGGTTGGGACGCTACCCCTGCCGCTGTCCGACTTTAAAGCGGTTCCCCCCTTGACAGGGAGTGGTCCTTTTCATCAAGTCACCTATACTGCCCCCTGTAGTTGGGTACCTGTCCCCGGTTGGCAAGTCGTCCGTGCTGCTTCTGATGTTGTGGCACTCTTAGCCCAGAGCACAGACCTAAACCTTCCGGGTAATGCCGAGACCGTGCTGCTTCTGGCAGACCGAGACGAGCGCACCTGGGATATAGATGGCTTCTTCCTCGTAGAAGGGGAGCAGGGGCTCACGGTGCAATGCTTCCCCGAAGACCCTGGGATGAGACTTTGGGGCCGGGTTTTGGTGGTAATGCGCCCGCCCAAGATCTTCGACGAGGACTATACTAAAGACCCCTGGCAGATCGACGAATGAGGATCAAACCTATTGGGATGGTCTGTAGGTGATCCTGCCCAACCTCACCGAACCGCTCTTGATCGAGTCAGCCGTGTGGCACGAAATTGGGTGCTATGGAGCGAGGATTCTCAAGCTTGTGCAACCGCCCTTGCGCGAGGAGTACCCCGATTAAATGCTGCGGTTGTGATATTAAGTGTCTATGATCGAAGAGTCGCCTTTACTGGGTAGCCCTATGGCCTCACCAATACCCCGCACCTTCCTTGAAGAAGTCAATGTCGCCGGTCATCAGCTTGTCGATAAGAGCAAAGAACTGATCGCCAAAGGGAATGTCCGCCGTTTCATCCTCAAGGACAGCACCGGTACGCGGACGCTGCTAGAGGTTCCCTTGACCTTAGGCGTGGCAGCGGGAGCCGGATTGACCCTGTTCGCACCCTTTCTGGTGACCATTGGCGCTTTGGCAGCTCTGCTCACTCAGGCTAAGGTCATCATCGAGCGCTACGAGAACCCGGAAGACGCAGAACAGGAGAGCCAGACTTCGCTGTTAGAGCGTGGTGACGACTAATATGACTTCGTGTCCTCGAGGCAGCAGCGCCGGTGATTTCACGCCAAATATTGTTGGACCCACAGGCCCAAGAGCGGCTGGCAAAACTGATAACTGAGCGTAACTTTGTCCTCGCCTATCGTATCAGGACCGAAGAGCAAGTCTTTCTTGACCAAGGCGGTGAGGGCTCCTTGGAGGGAGCCTCCCCGCGGCAAACCATGTTCCTGGGTGTAATCGTTACTTTGGGGGTGGGAAGTCGGGTCAAGGGCCAGAGTCTCCAGGACACGACACTGGATAGCAGGCAGTTGCATTAAAAGGGTTTCAAAAGTGGGGGAGAGTTGCTCCAGCAAGATAGCCTGTGCCTGCTCTACATCGGTTTCTTCGACAAGACGGTGGGTCGGTAGGTGGCGGGCGAGGGCATGAGCAGTACTTACATGGCCCTGAACCAGCCCCAGAACTGCCTCCAAGGACCGCTCCTCCAAGGTGAATTGTTGGCTAAACCAATTGCGGATCAGCATAGCGGTGAGGGGGAGCAGTTTCAAGACTTCAAAGTCAGAAGCAGGCGTGTTGTCTCCTAGTTCCGGGGCGTTACCCAAGCCATAGCCCAGTACATAGTTGGCGTCGGGTAGCCGGTCTAAGCGCTCCCGCAGGTGGGACTGCCATGTCTCATCCCGGTCCCAACTACCCAGGTGCATAAAGTTATTCAAGAAAACCACGACCCGCTTTTGTTTGCGCTCTGCGATGAGCTGAGGTAGTTCCAGGAGCCGCGCGAAATCCCGGTCCAGCGTCTTAGCTGAGGTGCACAGCAGCGTCAACTGGCGGGTGCGCGGGTCAATCTGGACGCGGTGGTGGCTCAGGTGCTTACTCACCCACTCCAGCCCTTCTTCGTAGTTGCCAAACCCGCTGAGGAAGCTCTGTGCCAGCAGGGTGATAAAGCGGAATTTATCGGTAGTCCTGAGGCAATCGAGGTACAGCACCGTACCCTGAATGTCCTGTACTGCGCCTTCGATGAAGCTCCGGCGACCACTCCCAGGCACTCCCAGCAAGAGGAGGTTTCCATCCTTGCTGAGGTATTTGGCGGCGTATTCCCGCAACGCCGGTCGTTCCAGCCGACTGTCTCGCATTCTTGGTGTCTTAGGTTACGTGATTATAATACAGTGAGGCTGACCGGCCCCACCGTCTCCAGGGGTATCTCCTCTCCGCTAACCCCTGTCCGCTGTCTATCCCCAGAGCCAGAGAAAACCTGCCCCTAAGACGGCACCAAGGGCTGTATTGAGGACATTGACTCCTTCATTACTCAGATAACCTTGACTCTGAATTGTAGCGCCCAACAGGCTCTCTACGGTAGTGGCTAAGAAGGCGGCAAGTACAGCCCAAGGGAGTGCCCCCCAGGGAATGAGCCCGACACTCGCTCCCAGACTGCTCAGTGCAATAGCGGCTGCCATGCCGGCTAAGGTCCCCTCGAGACTCACTGCGCCCTCGGTACCGGGGGGGACAGGGCGGAAGGTCGTGATGAGGTAGGTAGTCCGACCGTAAGTCTTGCCAATCTCACTGGAGGTAGTGTCAGCCAATTTGGTGGCGAGGCTCGCTACGTAGGCCATCAGCCAGAGGGGGTGGGGTACGATAAGTTGGCCTAAGGCCGTGACTGCTGCGGTGGCAGCCGATCCCCAGACATTGGCGGGTCCTCTGGCCCCACCGCGCTTTTCGGCGATTCCTCGGGCTTGTTTTTGGGCAAAACCGATGCGCGTCGCTGCGGTGCCCACCACAAAGTAAACAAAAATGATGGCGTAGCCTGCCCAACCCAAGGCCCCAAGGATGAGTACTCCGAGCGCCCAACTGTGCAGGATGCCTTGGGGGGTGAGGACTTTGACCCGGCTGGTAGAGGCCGGAACGGCAAGGATGGAATTGACCAAAAGGGCGACGAGCCAAGGGTTCATCGAGGGCAGAAGAGCGATTATTCCTACTGTATCGCCTCTGTTCCTAGAAAAATCCAGGAGCAACTTCACCACAGACAATAGGTGATGAAAAAGCTCCTGTGTTCTACGCCTGCTGCAAAAAGTATTTTAAAGTACAAATGAGGTGAAAGAGCCCAGAAGCGATAGAATCGATAGACTAAGAACTGAGGGGAAAAACGCCATGGCGCGGATGTATTACGACGAGGACGCCCGACTGGAATTTATTCAACAAAAGACTGTAGCCATCATTGGCTATGGCTCTCAGGGCCACGCCCACGCCCTAAACCTCCTCAACTCCGGCATCAACGTCCTGGTGGGTCTCTATGCAGGCAGTCCCTCATGGTCCAAAGCTGAGCGCGATGGTCTCCAGGTCTACACTACGGCTGAAGCCACCCAAAAAGCCGACCTCGTCATGATCCTCCTGCCCGACGAGCGCCAAAAAGCCATTTATCTCCAAGACATCGCGCCTCATCTCACCCCCGGTAAGACCCTCGCTTTCGCCCATGGTTTTAATATTCACTTCTCGCAAATTGTCCCGCCGTCTGGCGTAGACGTGATCATGGTCGCCCCCAAAGGACCGGGGCATCTGGTCCGCCGCCAATATCAAGAAGGTAAAGGCGTCCCCGCCCTTTTTGCAGTCGAACAAAATGCCAGCGGTCAGGCCCGTGAAGTGGCGATGGCTTACGCCAAGGGCATCGGCGGCACCCGCGCCGGGATCTTGGAGACGAGCTTCCGCGAGGAGACTGAGACTGACCTCTTCGGCGAACAGGTGGTCCTCTGCGGGGGATTGACCGCGCTGATCAAAGGTGGTTTTGAGACTTTGGTGGAAGCGGGTTATCAGCCGGAATTGGCCTATTTCGAATGCCTCCATGAGGTTAAGCTCATCGTGGACCTCATTATTGAGGGCGGCTTGGAGAATATGCGCAAATCGATTTCCAATACGGCTGAATTTGGCGACTATACCCGAGGGCCGCGCATCGTCACCGACGAGACCCGCCGCGAGATGAAAAAAATCCTCAAAGAGATCCAACAGGGCGTCTTCGCCCGCGAGTGGGTACTGGAGAATCAGGCTGGGGCTCCTGCTTTCCTCGCCACCCGCCGCCGCGAGACCGAACACCCCGTCGAAGAAGTGGGCAAGGAACTACGCTCCATGATGAGCTGGTTGCACAAGGAGTAGTATCCTGGCTAGCGGTGGACTTTCTGGCGAGTGAACCGTGGACGAAGCTACCTATCCATCTCAACCCTGGCGGGTCATTTCCGGGGGGGTGACCGCACCCAAGGGCTGGCTTGCCGGGGGCATCGCCTCGGGCATCAAACCCTCCGGCAAACCTGACCTGACTTTGATCCTCTCAGACATGCCCGCAGTAGCAGCGGGTGTTTTCACCACCAACCTCGTCCGTGCCGCCTGCGTGGACTACAACCGCAACCTCATGGCACAAGGTGGCGAGGTCCGGGCTATCGTCGTCAATGCGGGCAATGCCAATGCCGCCACCGGGCAGGCAGGGGTCGCAGCAGTCCACACCACAGCCCAAATTTTTGCAGACCTGCTTGGCACGGCCCCCGACACAATTTTGACCGCTTCCACGGGGGTCATCGGGGTATTGCTGCCGGTGGAGAAGATTGCTCAAGCTGCTATGCAACTGGTCGCCGGGGTTTCACCCACCGGCTCATCCCAGGCTGCTCAGGCCATCCTGACTACCGACCTGGTGGAGAAAACGATGGCGCTGGAGGCCGAAATCGAGGGCGTTACGGTTCGGATGGGTGCGATAGCCAAGGGCTCGGGGATGATTCACCCCAATATGGCGACGCTCTTGGCCTTTATCACCTGTGACGCCGCCGTGGACCGGGACTTATGGCGCAAACTCCTCCAGCAAGCCAACGCCTGCTCCTTTAACCAGATCACTGTGGACGGAGACACGAGCACCAATGACATGCTCCTCGCCTTGAGCAATGGAGCTGCTGGAAACCCGACTATCCACGACCCCGCTAGCCCCGCCGCCCAAGTCCTCGGGGGGATGCTCACCGCCATCTGTATAGACCTGGCGAAAAAAGTAGCCCGCGACGGCGAAGGGGCGACCAAACTGGTTGAAATTCTGGTGGACGGGGCTGCCACCGAAGCTGATGCCCGTCAGGTAGCCCGCACCGTGGCCGGGTCCAGCCTTTTTAAAGCCGCCCTCTTTGGCTGCGACCCAAATTGGGGCCGAATTGCTGCCGCCGCTGGGCGGGCGGGAGTCGCCTTTGACGCTAACCAACTCGCCATCTGGTTGGGCGATATCCAACTCATGGAGCATGGGGAACCCCTCCGTTTTGACCGCCCCGCTGCGGTCCAATACTTAAAGCAAGACCCTGTATCCGTTCGTATCGGTCTCGGGCAGGGTACTGGGCAAGGACGCGCTTGGGGCTGCGACCTCACCTACGACTATGTGCGCATCAATGGCGAATACACAACCTGACCGTTCACGCTGACCACCGGGTGACCGAGCTGGAGATAAGCTAGGGCGGTAGCTCGTGGGTCTTAAGCCCCCCGAGGTTTGCTACTCTGGTTGAACCCCCAGGAGGAGTCATGATACCCGAACACGAGGCCGCCCAGTTACATCTCAGGACGGGCCAACTCCTCCAACAACAAGGTCAGATCCAAGAAGCCTTAATCAGTTATCAGCGGGCTTTGGTAAGCGATCCAGACGCAGTCGATGCCTATCTGGCTCTGGCACAACTGCTCCAAACCCAAGGCCGTCTGGATGAGGCCCTCCAAGCTTTCGGGCGGGTGCACAAACTCCAACCCGCCGCCCTCAGTGCCGAAAACTACTTTCAATTGGGGCAGGCACTCTTGGACCAAGGCAGGCTCCCCCTCGCCCTCGAACAGTTTCATCAGGCGCTGACCCTGCGTCCTACCTGGGCCGAAGTCCACACCACTCTCGGCGTACTCCTGACCCGCCTGGGTCAGTTCAAAGAGGCTACCCAGCACCATGAGCAGGCCATCGCTTTCCAGCCCGACCTCGCGAGCGCCTACTGGAATCTGGCTCTGACCCTCCAGGAGCAGGCCAAAGCCCTACAGCAACAGGCCCTTGACCTCCAGCCGGGACGCCTGCCCGTCGAGGAACACTTCGAACAAGCACTCAAATTCACCCAACAGGGCCAGATTGATTTGGCGATAAGAGCCTACCGCAGGGCCTTGAGCCTCCGGCCTAGCTGGGCGGAGGCCCACTGCAACCTAGGCAACCTCCTCAGCATGCAGGGACTCTTGGGCGAGGCTATCCCTTGCTTGCGCAGGGCCATGGCCCTCAAACCCACCCTCATCGAAGCCTACTCCAATCTGGGAAACGCCCTGTCACGCTTAGGGCAGGGGGAAGAAGCCCTGCAATACCACCATCAGGCGATTCGTCTCAAAGGAGACTGGGCCGAATTGCACTACAACCTGGGTGACGCTCTACTCCAACAGCAGCGTTTTGACGAAGCCCTACCCTGTTTCCAACGAGCCCTCCAGTTAAAACCCCTGCTTGCCGAAGCGCACCGGGGCCTCGGTCACGTCTGGGCGGGCCAAGGACAATGGGAGCGGGCCATCGCCTCCCACCAGCAAGCCCTCAGCCTCAAGCCGGATTGGGTAGACGGCTACCGCAGCCTGGGCAAAGCTCTGGCTGCCGCAGGACGGGTGGAGGAGGCGATCCAGAGCTATCAAAAAGCCACCGCCCTCCAGCCCCAATCGGTACAAGCTTACTGGGAACTGGCCTTCGAACTCTGGCAGCACAACCGGATTGACGAAGCGATCCGCGCCTATGAGCAAGCCTTGGCCCTGCGCCCCGACCTCACCGACCTCCATCAAAACCTCTGCGTTCTGCTGCGCACCCAGGGCCGTTTTGCTGCGGCCCGCCAAGCCGCCGACCGCTATTGGGAAGTGGGCCACCAGCATGAGGTCATCCGTACCGGCATTACGCGGGTCAAAGGGTACCTGGAGTCGGGACTGCACACGCTAGCCCTTGACTATTTTCAGGCCCTAGAGCCCCAAATCTATGCCAACCCAGCCCAACTCACCCCAGCTCAGATACAACTGCTCTACGAAGACCTGCTCTTTAGCCTGCCCTATCTACGCGACGATCTCGAGGCCAATACCCAATTGTGCCGTCTGGTAGGCGCATTATACCGAGAGCGCTGTCTACGGTCCGCAGATGCGCCTGCGCCCCGTCCGGTAGCCGGCGAGCTGCGTATCGGGGTCCTCTCCAAGCACTTTCGCAGGCATTCCGTGGGCTGGTGCAGCTACGCTATCCTCCAGGAACTTAGCCGCCTCACCCCCCATCTCTATCTTTACTACACGGGCCGAATCGCCCCAGACGACTATACTGAGCGCTTTAAGGCCCTCACGCCCCATGCCTTTGAGCACTATCCCAACCGCCCTATCCAGGCGTCAATTTTGTACGAACAGTTGCAGGTAGACCAATTGGATGTGCTGATTGATTTAGACTCGGTCATGAACCCGGTCCATAGCGCCCTCTTCGCCCAGCATCCCGCTCCCATCTGCCTCTCCTGGTTGGGCTGCGAAGCTCCCTATATTTCCGCTGCCAACTATTATTTAGGCGACCAGCACAGCCATCCCACCGGAGTTGATGCCCACTACTGCGAACAACTGCTGCGCATGCCTCATTCCGGGTGTGCCGTCGCTGGTTTTGCGCGCCAACCCCTTGACCAGGAAGCCATCCGTCTATCCCTCCAGCTTCAACCAGAGCAGGTGGTTTACCTCTGCGTGGCGACGGGCCACAAGCTCAATCTAGACTTGATGACCTCCCAAATGCGGATTTTGCAACAGGTCCCCGACAGCGTCTTGCTCCACAAGGGTTTTGGAGATACGCAGGCCATTCAGGAAGGCTACCGGGCTGCCTGCACTGCTCAGGGGGTAGATTTTCAGCGTCTCAGATTTCTCCAGCGCAATCCCATGGAAGAAGAGCACCGGGCTATCTACCAACTAGCCGACGTTTTACTGGATACCTATCCCTACAACGGCGGGACCCACAACCTAGAGAGCCTGTGGTTTGAGGTTCCTCTAGTAACTCGCGTCGGCGAACAGGGCCCCTCCCGCTTGGGCTACTCTTTTCTCCAGACCTTGGGCATAGCCGAGGGCGTGGCTTGGACTTGGGAAGAATACGTCACTTGGGGCGTGCAGTTAGGACAAGATCCGGCCCTACGCCAAGCGATCCGCCAACAGCTCCAGCAGAGCAAGCAGCCCGATACCCTCTCTCCCCTGTGGGACCCCCGCCGATTCGCCCAAGACCTGTATAGGATGCTGACAGCCTTGCTCCAGCAGAAATGCGGTCAGGAGGAGTAACGCTTCAGACGCGATATAGGCGTAGTCAGCAGGAGTCCGACGACGACCACCAACGCCGCCAAAATCCGGTTGAGGTCCAGAGCCTCCCCTTTAAGCCAACTAGCCAGCATCAGGGTAAGCACGGGAATCAGGTAAGCAGGCAGGGTAGCCGCACTCAAACTCATCCGGCTGAGCGCGTAGAAATAAGCGGTGTAAGCGGCTGCCGAAGCGAGCACTGCCAGATAGATCAAGGAGAACCAACCTACCTTGGAGAGCTGCAACGAGACAGGATGCCACAGCCACTCCAGTATTGCCAATGGGAGCAGAAAAATAGCCCCATAGGTGAAGCCATAGCCCACCAAAATCAGGGGCGGGAGCCGTCCTGAGAGGTCTTTGCCAACCAGACCAGAAGCCACGGCACAGAGCATTGCCAGCACCATCAGCAGGTCGCCCCAACGATTGGAGAGCCCCAAGGCTCCGCCCGCAACCACCAGCCATAAAGTCCCAGCGGTTGCCACCAGCGTCCCGAGCCATTGCAGTCCAGTCATGCGCTCCTTGAGAAACCAACGAGCGGCGATGAGGGTCCCAGCAGGAATGAGGCCAATAATGACACTAGCGTTGCCCGAAGAGGTCAACTGTAGCGCTGTATTCTCAAAGGTATAGCAGAGGGTAACCGCCAGAAAACCGTAGCCCGCAAGCCGGACAGCGTCTGCCCGGTCGGGTACGACCCATTTCCTGGCCTGAATATAGGCGAGCGCGAGCAAGAGCAGGGACGCGATAGCAAAACGGAGGAAGGCTGCGCTGAGAGGAGGAATTTCCGCCACCACCTGCCGGGTCGCGAGGAAGGACCCACCCCAAATTCCAATTGCCAGCCACAAGGCTAGCCAACCGCTCAGGTTCATTTCTTTGGTCAAGGGTCTCCTCTGCCACCGCTTCTATTATCCGTGCTGCTGCTATCCCCCAACTATGCCACAACCGCCAGCCATCCCGGTTGCTGCCAACCGCTGATCCACGCGCCATAGCTTTCCAGGGTTGTGAGGTAGTCCACCAGTTCTGCTGTGACCACTTCGGCGGGCAGGACTAGAGGAATTCCTGGCGGATAGAGCACTAAAGTTTGAGCACTCACCCGCCCAATACTGTCTGGTAAGGGAACGAGCTTTTGGGGGCCGAAAAATACCGCGCGTAGGTCCAGACACTCCCCAGGCAGGGGCGGAGCGGGCCAAAGGGGGAGAGACAAAGGGGGTAGTTCGCGCAAACCCTGCTCTAGGGCAGGAACCAGTCGGGTCAGCAGTTGGGCTGCATGGGCTGGGGTGATGAGAAGAACCAGATGGTTGAGTCCGGCTAGTTCGATGTGGATGTCCCGAGCTTCCAAGAAGGCTGCGAGCGCAAAACCATTGACAGGGACTCGTAGGGTGAGCCGGGTTGGGTCGAGGGTGTGGTCTGGAGGAGCCTCTAGTACCATGCATCCTAAGGCTTCGCGCAACTGGCCCGCCCAGATCAGTGCCTCTTCCCACCGGCGCAGACCATGTTGGTGCAGATAGTCTGCTGCTGCTATCAAAGAGGCCAACAGCAGATAACTGGGGCTGGTACTCTGCACCAGGGTGAGCATCCGGTGGACCCGTGTGGCCTCAAGCCGGGGACCACGCAGGTGGAGCATGGCACTTTGCGTCAGAGAACCGGCAGTCTTATGGGTGGACTGCACTACCCCATCGCACCCCGCCGCCACCGCGCACAGGGGCAGCTTGGGATGAAACGCTAAATGCGCTCCATGGGCACTGTCTACCAAAACGGGTAGGTCATAGCGATGAATGAGTGCCACCAGTTCCGTCAGAGGAGCGCAGCAGCCGTAGTAGGTCGGATAGACCAAGAGCACCGCCCGGACCTCAGGATGGCGCTCGAGCTGAGCTGCCACTTGGGCCACAGTCACCCCATGGGCGATGCCCAATTCCTCGTCCCATACCGGCTCCAGCCAGACGGGCTTAAAGCCCCCCAGGATCAAAGCCCCGATGACAGCGCGGTGCACATTGCGCGGGAGGAGCACGGACGCTCCAGGGTTGAGCGCTGCTAGCAGTAGCGCTTGGAGCCCTCCAGTTGCTCCATTGACTAAAAATTCAGTATGGTCAGCCCCCCAAATGTGAGCTGCCCGCATCTGAGCTTGGGCCAGAGCCGCTTCAGGGTCTTGGAGGCTATCGAGCCCTGCCAGCTCCGTCAGGTCACAGGCTAGCGCCGGACCCAGCAATTGCTGAAGTACAGGGGCCACAAAACGCCCTTGGCTATGTCCAGGGGTGCACAGCAGAAGCGGCTCTCGGCCACCATAGGCTCTAAGTTGGTCCAGGAGGTCCAACTCGCTAGGGTTTTGAGCTTTGGGTAAGGGCGGAGCGGGGATTAGGCCCGCTCCATCTAGTTCTTTAGTCATCCATGCTGAAATCCGGTTCGAGGTCTGTGTCCTCTTCCAGGTCATCCGGTCCCGGTTTGACCGCCATGGAGGGCACTTCGGTCCCTGCGGCGAGTTTGGCTCGGACCAAGCGGTCTAGTTCTGCGACGACCGCAGGTTTCTCAGAAAGCGCGGTGAGGAGGTTTTCTCGACCTTGATAGCGTTCTCCTTGGCAGACATACCAAGCTCCTTTGCGCTCGATGATATCGGTCTCGACCGCGAGGTCCAGGACACAGCCCACGGAGGAGATCCCTTTGCCGAAGATAATGTCGAACTCGGCTTTACGGAAGGGCGGGGCTACTTTATTTTTGACCACTTTGACGCGCACACGGTTGCCATACTCTTCCTGACCGCGCTTGAGGCTCTCCAACCGGCGGATATCCAGACGCAAGGAGGCGTAAAACTTGAGCGCCTGACCGCCCGTAGTCGTCTCGGGGTTGCCGTACATGACCCCGATTTTCTGGCGCAGTTGGTTGAGGAAGATGACAATACAGTTGGTTCGGCTCACATTGGCGGTGATTTTGCGCAGAGCCTGACTCATCAGACGTGCCTGCAAACCAACATGGCTATCGCCCATCTCGCCTTCGATCTCCGCACGCGGGACGAGCGCTGCAACAGAATCAATCACGATGATCTCGACGGCAGCGGAGCGCACCAGCTGGTCTACGATCTCTAGGGCGGACTCACCGGTATCGGGTTGGGCAATGAGCAGATTGTCGGTGTCCACCCCTAGAGCCGCAGCATAGACGGGATCGAGGGCATGTTCGGCGTCTACAAAAGCAGCAATCCCGCCTCGTTTTTGGACTTCAGCGACCACATGGAGGGCGAGGGTGGTCTTACCGGAGGACTCTGGGCCATAAATTTCGATGACCCGTCCGCGAGGGATACCGCCTCCGAGGGCGACATCCAGGTTGAGGGCTCCGCTAGGAACGGTTTCGACGCGCATCTGGGTGTTCTCCCCCAGCCGCATAATCGACCCTTCGCCAAAAGTCTTTTTAATTTGCCCCAACACCGCCTGGAGCGCTTTTTGCTTCTCGTTCTGCTTGTCTTCTAGTGCTGCTGCCGCTTTCGCCCCAGCTCCATTGCTGCTGCCGCGTGCCATATTTAGTCGTCCTTGAGTCCGTCAATCGATTGTAACCCACCACCCCTGGGATTTGCCCTTGAGCCTAGAGCGCAGGAGAGCCAGTGTCACCTATGGAGAACATCCCCTGCAAAGCAGGTCTAGCCGATACGCTAGCCCCTCAACTGCGCCCGGAGTACCGGGTTGCTACGGAGAAACGGGTTTATCAAACGAGCGGGGAAGATATTTTTGCCCTGATGTGACCTTCGTGGGTCAGCGCCGCTCAGCCTGTCCTCTGTTAGGGGGATGGGGAGCCCGAGCCAACAGCCCTGGCTTTGGCTCCCCAAACTTGCTTGTGCCCGTTAGGGTAAGGGCTAGGGCAGCTCAAAGTGGCAGATCATCCTCCTGCTGACCAGTCTGGAATGGTGGTGGCGGGGTCGCTTCACGGACCCGGCAGACCAGCGCAAGGACTACTTTGCCGGAGGAAACCTCACTATCTACTACAGCACCCGTGAGCGCCGCTCTGAAGATTTCAGGGGACCGGATTTCTTCGTGGTCCTCGATACCGAGTACAAAGAGCGCAAAAGCTGGATGGTGTGGGAAGAGAATGGCAAGTACCCCAACCTGATTTTAGAAATTCTCTCGGAGAGCACTGCCAAGGTTGACCGGGGCCTGAAAAAGCAGCTCTACCAAAATGTCTTCCGCACCCGAATATTTTTGGTT encodes:
- a CDS encoding DUF4058 family protein, whose protein sequence is MENIPCKAGLADTLAPQLRPEYRVATEKRVYQTSGEDIFALM